From a region of the Cognatiyoonia koreensis genome:
- the hisD gene encoding histidinol dehydrogenase has protein sequence MPQYLSTRDADFEARFQALLSAKREDSPDVDQIVADIIADVRARGDAAVLELTARFDRLDMSADQIRFSDAEIDAACADVSPEDRDALELAAERIRAYHARQMPEDASWTDDVGAMLGWRWTPVSAAGLYVPGGLATYPSSVLMNAIPAKVAGVARLAMVVPTPDGAINPLVLMAARLSGVDEVYRIGGAQAVAALAYGTETIAPVDKITGPGNAFVAAAKRRVFGKVGIDMIAGPSEILVIADKDNDPDWIALDLLSQAEHDESAQSLLITDDADFGRAVADAVDKRLETLERRAIAGPSWRDFGAIITVADMAEAVVLSDRIAPEHLELCVADADALAGQVTHAGAIFIGGWTPEAIGDYIGGPNHVLPTARSARFSSGLSVMDFVKRTTLARMTPEALAAIGPSAARLAQSESLEAHGLSVLARLERLNRT, from the coding sequence ATGCCACAGTACCTGTCGACACGTGATGCTGATTTCGAAGCCCGCTTTCAGGCATTGCTGTCTGCCAAGCGCGAAGACAGCCCGGACGTGGATCAGATCGTGGCTGATATCATTGCCGATGTGCGCGCGCGTGGGGATGCTGCCGTTCTTGAACTGACTGCGCGATTTGACCGGTTGGATATGAGCGCCGACCAGATCCGCTTTTCCGATGCAGAGATTGACGCCGCCTGCGCTGATGTCTCGCCAGAAGATCGGGACGCGCTGGAACTGGCAGCGGAGCGCATCCGTGCCTATCACGCCCGCCAGATGCCTGAAGACGCATCATGGACTGATGATGTGGGTGCGATGCTGGGCTGGCGCTGGACCCCGGTGTCTGCTGCAGGGCTTTATGTGCCGGGTGGGCTTGCGACCTATCCGTCGTCTGTCCTGATGAATGCGATACCGGCCAAGGTGGCGGGTGTCGCGCGTCTTGCGATGGTCGTTCCGACGCCTGACGGTGCCATCAATCCGCTGGTTCTGATGGCTGCCCGCCTTTCCGGCGTTGATGAGGTATACCGAATCGGCGGTGCGCAGGCTGTCGCGGCACTGGCGTATGGCACCGAAACGATTGCGCCGGTGGACAAGATCACCGGGCCCGGCAACGCCTTTGTTGCCGCCGCCAAGCGCCGTGTCTTTGGCAAGGTCGGTATCGACATGATTGCTGGTCCTTCTGAAATTCTTGTCATCGCAGACAAGGACAACGATCCTGATTGGATCGCGCTTGATCTGCTTTCGCAGGCGGAACACGACGAGAGCGCGCAATCGCTGCTGATTACGGATGATGCGGATTTTGGCCGTGCCGTGGCGGACGCCGTCGACAAGCGGCTGGAAACGCTTGAACGGCGGGCGATTGCAGGGCCAAGCTGGCGTGACTTTGGCGCGATCATCACGGTCGCGGATATGGCCGAAGCCGTTGTGCTGTCCGACCGGATTGCCCCGGAACATCTGGAGCTCTGTGTCGCTGATGCCGACGCGCTGGCTGGGCAGGTCACCCATGCCGGTGCCATCTTCATCGGTGGTTGGACCCCCGAAGCGATCGGTGATTACATCGGTGGGCCCAACCACGTGTTACCCACGGCGCGGTCTGCACGGTTTTCAAGCGGATTGTCGGTGATGGATTTCGTCAAACGCACGACACTGGCCAGAATGACTCCCGAGGCGCTTGCCGCAATCGGCCCATCAGCTGCGCGACTGGCGCAATCGGAAAGCCTTGAGGCACACGGTCTGTCCGTACTTGCCCGGTTGGAGAGGTTGAATCGCACATGA
- a CDS encoding UPF0262 family protein yields the protein MSKIIDLELDDSGLPPPTPEIEQERKVAIFDLLEDNSFVLAGREDRDVPSGPYKLGLSIQERRLVFALSDDTGEAAFYLSLGPFRQVVKDYFQICESYFDAVKSLPPSQIETIDMARRGIHNEGARVLQERLEGKADVDIDTARRLFTLICVLHFGG from the coding sequence ATGAGCAAGATTATCGACTTGGAACTGGATGACAGCGGCCTGCCGCCGCCAACCCCGGAAATCGAACAGGAGCGCAAGGTCGCTATCTTCGATCTTCTGGAGGACAACAGCTTTGTCCTTGCCGGTCGCGAGGATCGCGATGTGCCATCGGGGCCCTACAAGCTGGGGCTGTCGATCCAGGAACGGCGTCTGGTCTTTGCCCTGTCCGACGACACGGGCGAGGCTGCGTTCTATCTGTCGCTTGGTCCTTTCCGGCAGGTGGTGAAGGATTATTTCCAGATCTGTGAAAGCTATTTCGACGCGGTGAAATCCCTACCGCCCAGCCAGATCGAAACGATCGATATGGCCCGCCGCGGCATCCACAATGAAGGGGCCCGCGTACTGCAAGAACGGCTGGAAGGCAAAGCCGACGTCGATATCGACACTGCGCGCCGCCTTTTTACACTGATTTGCGTCCTACATTTTGGGGGCTAA
- a CDS encoding low molecular weight phosphatase family protein: protein MRGDSFPQSVLFCCDHNAVRSPMAEGIMKKMYGTRCYIQSVGVKNDLEIDGFSIAVCAEIGVELSRHRSRSFDEMEDWGDDLSSFDLVLALSPASQRRALDLTQFYHLEVEYWPILDPTGLGETREARMVGYRQARDQIIARLKERFGPPTEPFAPEEEG, encoded by the coding sequence GTGAGAGGCGACTCCTTCCCACAGTCGGTGCTTTTTTGTTGCGATCACAATGCCGTTCGTTCGCCCATGGCCGAGGGGATCATGAAAAAGATGTACGGCACGCGCTGCTACATCCAGTCGGTCGGTGTGAAAAATGATCTTGAAATTGATGGTTTTTCAATTGCTGTCTGTGCAGAGATCGGGGTTGAACTGTCGCGCCATCGTTCGCGGTCTTTCGATGAAATGGAGGATTGGGGGGATGATTTGTCGTCATTTGACCTTGTTCTGGCCCTGTCGCCCGCAAGCCAGCGCCGTGCACTAGATCTGACGCAGTTCTATCACCTTGAGGTGGAGTACTGGCCGATTCTGGACCCGACCGGTCTTGGCGAAACCCGCGAGGCGCGCATGGTCGGCTATCGTCAGGCCCGCGATCAGATCATCGCCCGGCTGAAAGAGCGTTTCGGTCCCCCGACAGAGCCCTTCGCTCCGGAAGAAGAAGGTTAA
- the infA gene encoding translation initiation factor IF-1: MAKEDILEFPGVVKELLPNATFRVELENGHEIIAHTAGKMRKNRIRVLAGDKVQVEMTPYDLTKGRINYRFK, from the coding sequence ATGGCCAAGGAAGACATTCTCGAATTCCCCGGTGTCGTGAAGGAACTTCTGCCGAACGCGACATTTCGGGTCGAACTTGAGAATGGCCATGAGATCATCGCACATACGGCAGGTAAGATGCGCAAGAACCGCATCCGTGTTCTGGCTGGCGACAAGGTGCAGGTGGAAATGACACCGTATGATCTGACTAAGGGTCGGATTAACTACAGATTCAAATAA
- a CDS encoding Maf family protein produces the protein MTTLAAQPGLKLVLGSGSPRRLELLALLGLTPSDIRPPDIDEDPAKAEVPRDYVNRVARQKAEAVTIGPDEVALCADTTVALGRRIMGKPADADEARDFLQKMSGRRHKVITAVAVKRGTTIWSKDVQTTVALKTLSSREIDWYLATQDWHGKAGGYGIQGPAAAFVTWINGSFHAVMGLPVPETAGLLTAAGFSLFEGKA, from the coding sequence ATGACGACGCTTGCGGCCCAACCGGGCCTCAAGTTGGTGCTTGGCTCTGGCTCGCCCCGGCGACTGGAGCTTTTGGCGTTGTTGGGACTGACACCCAGCGATATCCGCCCGCCTGATATCGACGAAGATCCTGCCAAGGCGGAAGTGCCGCGCGACTATGTCAATCGCGTCGCCCGCCAGAAGGCAGAGGCCGTGACCATCGGCCCGGATGAAGTCGCCCTTTGCGCTGATACGACTGTCGCGCTGGGCCGCCGGATCATGGGCAAACCCGCCGATGCGGATGAAGCCCGCGATTTCCTGCAAAAGATGTCGGGCCGCCGTCACAAGGTGATCACCGCTGTTGCCGTGAAGCGGGGCACCACGATCTGGTCCAAGGATGTGCAGACCACCGTCGCGCTCAAGACTTTGTCGTCGCGGGAAATCGATTGGTATCTTGCCACGCAGGACTGGCACGGCAAGGCGGGTGGCTATGGTATTCAAGGTCCGGCCGCTGCCTTTGTCACGTGGATCAACGGATCATTCCACGCGGTCATGGGCTTGCCCGTCCCCGAAACCGCGGGGCTTTTGACAGCAGCTGGTTTTTCACTTTTCGAGGGCAAGGCGTGA
- a CDS encoding ribonuclease E/G, whose amino-acid sequence MKGRTIILDHIADREAAALLVDGRLDDLLIDDDTAPRPGAIFRAICDRPLKGQGGMMLRLPDGETAFLRQGKGLRPGQPLLVQVTGYGEDGKAIPVTDRVLFKSRYAIVTPGKPGLNISRQIDDEELRDSLLETAHEVHDGVHGLILRSSCAGAASEDIAEDILAMQDLAAAIMSEGEGADPEALTDGDGPHVLAWREWTARADVVTEPGSFEALGVLDQIEALGQPRSDLNEGTMYVEPTRALVAVDVNTGGDMSPAAALKANLAAARALPRALRVRGLGGQISVDFVSMSKAHRKQVEQSLRAAFKADPIETSLVGWSPMGLFELQRKRERRPIRNLLT is encoded by the coding sequence GTGAAGGGTCGCACGATCATTCTGGATCATATCGCAGACCGCGAGGCGGCGGCTTTGCTGGTGGATGGCAGACTTGATGATCTGTTGATCGACGACGATACCGCCCCACGCCCTGGTGCGATCTTTCGCGCGATCTGCGACAGGCCTTTGAAGGGGCAGGGTGGCATGATGCTGCGCTTGCCAGATGGTGAAACGGCGTTTCTGCGTCAAGGTAAGGGGTTGCGTCCCGGTCAGCCGCTGCTGGTGCAGGTGACGGGCTACGGCGAAGATGGCAAAGCGATACCCGTTACGGACCGTGTCCTGTTCAAATCCCGCTATGCCATTGTGACTCCTGGAAAACCGGGTCTGAACATCAGTCGCCAAATCGATGACGAAGAACTGCGCGACAGCTTGCTTGAAACCGCACACGAAGTTCACGACGGTGTGCACGGGCTGATTTTGCGGTCGTCCTGCGCTGGTGCCGCTTCGGAAGACATTGCAGAAGACATTCTCGCGATGCAGGATCTGGCCGCGGCAATCATGAGCGAAGGCGAGGGGGCTGATCCCGAGGCGCTGACAGATGGCGACGGGCCACATGTGCTGGCTTGGCGGGAATGGACGGCCCGGGCGGACGTGGTGACCGAACCGGGCAGTTTCGAAGCCCTTGGGGTGCTTGACCAGATTGAGGCACTTGGCCAGCCGCGGTCTGATCTGAACGAAGGTACGATGTATGTCGAGCCGACCCGTGCCCTTGTCGCAGTCGATGTGAACACCGGTGGCGATATGTCGCCCGCCGCCGCGTTGAAGGCTAATCTGGCGGCTGCACGTGCGCTTCCACGAGCGTTGCGGGTACGCGGGCTGGGCGGACAGATATCGGTCGACTTCGTGTCGATGTCAAAGGCGCATCGCAAGCAGGTTGAACAATCGCTGCGCGCGGCCTTCAAGGCGGATCCGATCGAAACATCGCTTGTCGGATGGTCGCCCATGGGCCTGTTTGAATTGCAAAGAAAACGCGAGCGTCGCCCGATCAGGAACCTTCTGACATGA
- a CDS encoding DNA gyrase inhibitor YacG, with the protein MSCPICNKDTDPKYRPFCSKRCADLDLAKWLTGSYAIPSAQEDDDEALSEALEEEQRKPH; encoded by the coding sequence ATGAGCTGTCCGATCTGCAACAAGGACACCGATCCGAAGTACCGCCCATTCTGTTCCAAGCGCTGCGCGGACCTTGATCTGGCAAAATGGCTGACGGGAAGTTATGCGATCCCTTCGGCGCAGGAAGACGATGACGAGGCCCTGTCAGAGGCGCTTGAAGAAGAGCAGCGCAAACCACACTAG
- a CDS encoding response regulator translates to MKILIVEDDPTIAMDLEDELSDRGYDPVSAATVPDARKLLERQAPSFAFLDMHLRTDTSFDLARELREQGVPFAFVSGNDASALPEDLRTSKILTKPINYDDLIKMIAGAEKSS, encoded by the coding sequence ATGAAGATATTGATTGTTGAAGATGACCCTACCATCGCGATGGATCTTGAGGACGAGCTCTCTGATCGCGGATATGACCCGGTTTCTGCCGCGACTGTTCCGGATGCGCGGAAATTGTTGGAGCGGCAAGCGCCATCTTTTGCATTTCTCGATATGCATCTCAGAACAGATACAAGTTTCGATCTGGCAAGAGAGCTCCGCGAGCAAGGCGTACCATTTGCTTTTGTCTCGGGTAACGATGCATCCGCTCTTCCCGAAGATTTACGAACCAGCAAGATCCTGACGAAGCCGATCAACTACGATGACTTGATTAAAATGATCGCTGGAGCGGAAAAGAGTAGCTGA
- a CDS encoding sensor histidine kinase gives MIQKANTGLASRGGVSAESAFLAFHDVTPDGFMMFDPVRGDAGDIVDLEWTFANKAAGKIIGRDPETLLGKRLLVEMPGNRDEGLFDAYVEVLETGKTWQNEFHYDHGSIKAWFRTTATKSGDGLALSFADISEARAGEERLKNLIDGVLAFVGVLSLDGTLLEANEPAIAAAGGERDQVIGRPFWDCFWWDVDEATKDKLKRAVVTAASGERIRYDAKIRVAGDQQLWIDFQIAPVFNAAGEVTELIPSGVDISERKAAEAHRELLIRELSHRVKNTLATIQSIAGQSVRAAENIDGFRSSFNARLRAIAASHDLLVEFDHDVVPLKALLQGQVLQYAADDTQLVMNGENIDLPGDVAHALGLVLHELATNASKYGALSSESGTVKVSWHVIVDGGKTRLFLSWCERGGPEVKVPTHKGFGSRLIERSLAPKGDSAVIDYDPRGLSCEILMDLE, from the coding sequence GTGATCCAGAAAGCCAACACTGGCCTGGCGTCGCGTGGCGGCGTTTCCGCAGAAAGCGCTTTCCTCGCATTTCACGATGTGACCCCCGATGGCTTCATGATGTTCGACCCGGTGAGGGGAGACGCTGGCGATATTGTCGACCTCGAATGGACGTTTGCAAACAAGGCTGCGGGCAAAATTATTGGTCGCGACCCGGAGACGCTGCTGGGTAAGCGTCTCTTGGTCGAGATGCCAGGAAACCGGGATGAAGGTCTGTTTGATGCCTACGTAGAGGTCCTAGAGACCGGCAAGACCTGGCAGAATGAATTTCATTACGATCACGGCAGCATCAAGGCTTGGTTCCGAACCACGGCTACCAAGTCTGGCGATGGATTGGCACTATCATTTGCGGACATCTCCGAAGCACGCGCGGGTGAGGAAAGGCTCAAGAACCTAATTGATGGTGTGCTCGCCTTTGTTGGTGTTCTCTCTCTTGACGGCACCTTGTTAGAGGCGAATGAACCGGCCATTGCCGCCGCAGGGGGGGAGCGTGATCAGGTGATCGGTCGTCCTTTCTGGGATTGTTTCTGGTGGGATGTCGATGAGGCTACGAAGGATAAGCTGAAACGTGCGGTTGTCACTGCGGCCAGTGGTGAACGGATTCGATATGACGCGAAAATTCGCGTTGCCGGTGACCAGCAACTTTGGATCGATTTTCAGATCGCGCCAGTGTTCAATGCTGCCGGGGAGGTGACAGAGCTTATTCCATCCGGGGTTGATATTAGCGAACGCAAGGCCGCGGAAGCGCACCGAGAGCTTTTGATCAGGGAACTGAGCCACCGGGTTAAGAATACGCTGGCCACGATCCAGTCAATCGCGGGGCAGTCCGTCCGGGCCGCTGAGAACATAGATGGCTTTCGGTCGTCGTTTAATGCACGCCTGCGCGCCATCGCGGCGTCGCACGATCTGCTGGTCGAGTTCGATCATGACGTCGTTCCGCTCAAGGCCCTCCTGCAGGGGCAGGTCCTGCAGTATGCAGCAGACGATACACAACTTGTGATGAATGGCGAAAATATTGACCTGCCCGGAGATGTCGCGCACGCGCTGGGTTTGGTTTTGCACGAGCTGGCGACGAATGCGTCAAAGTATGGTGCGTTATCGTCCGAATCCGGGACCGTGAAAGTGTCTTGGCATGTCATCGTCGATGGCGGCAAAACGAGGCTCTTCCTGTCATGGTGTGAACGTGGCGGACCTGAAGTGAAGGTGCCAACCCACAAGGGTTTTGGTAGTCGCCTGATCGAACGAAGCCTTGCACCCAAGGGTGACAGCGCGGTGATTGACTATGATCCCCGGGGGCTTTCCTGCGAAATACTGATGGATCTCGAATGA
- a CDS encoding PRC-barrel domain-containing protein — protein sequence MTTEDLTGARVYGPDNEDVGEISELMLTDDGQLDRAVTDVGGFLGMGERPIAVTRDEMEIVRFHDGGDLRVCIDSTQEALEQLPENEG from the coding sequence CTGACTACAGAAGACCTCACCGGCGCACGGGTTTATGGTCCGGATAACGAAGACGTGGGCGAAATCAGTGAATTGATGCTGACGGACGACGGTCAACTAGACCGCGCAGTGACTGATGTCGGCGGGTTCTTGGGTATGGGTGAACGCCCGATTGCTGTGACACGAGACGAGATGGAAATCGTTCGGTTCCACGACGGTGGCGATCTGCGTGTTTGCATCGACAGCACGCAGGAAGCGTTGGAACAACTGCCAGAA